TTTCCTCAATTGTTATTGGATCACCTTGTCAATAAGTGACACATATATTCTGCTATGAAGGGCCTACGTCACACGCAACACGTTTGATATTTGTCAAACTAATTATTTTGTTGTCTCGTTCATGGGACCCTCTGATCATGCCGTTCAATAAATGCAAGAGAATTCGGAAACATTACAATAGATGTGCAGATATTGTGGCTACTCAACCCTCCTCATGGATCACGCTTCATATGTCCAAACTATTGCAGGAATCTTAGCATTGTTAATTGCATACATTGTATTTAGGTCCATTAAATCTCCTAATGGATCTAAACAAAGAAAGGTAACAAAGTACCCGAACCTCGTGGTGCTTTACCCGAACCTCATATTTATTCATAATAGATTTTATGATGTCataattttcatatatgtaAACATAATCATACATGCCAACACCACTCACCATCACcccataataattaattaatcaattagttaattaattaattataaacacttgaattaaatttagttcttcttataattaaatcacttgttaaacaattaaaaaacacaacatTACAAAATTTCATTCAATTATTTTCAGAAATGTTActgtacaattttttatattgattctcttataattgatataaaatgaCGTCAttaaattctcttataattttttgaacTCATTTTTCCTCAATTGTTATTGGATCACCTTGTCAATAAGTGACACATATATTCTGCTATGAAGGGCCTACGTCACACGCAACACGTTTGATATTTGTCAAACTAATTATTTTGTTGTCTCGTTCATGGGACCCTCTGATCATGCTGTTCAATAAATGCAAGAGAATTCGGATCCTAGAAATAGATGTGCAGATATTGTGGCTTCTCAACCCTCCTCATGGATCCCGCTTCATATGTCCAAACTATTGCAGGAATCTTAGCATTGTTAattgcatacattttgtttaggTCCGTTAAATCTCCTAATGGATCTAAACAAAGAAAGGGTAACCAAGTACCCGAACCTCGTGGTGCTTTACCTTTCATAGGTCATCTCCATCTTCTCAATGCTAGAAAACCGTATTTCAGGACCTTTTCGGCCATTGCTGAGAAATATGGTCCAATTTTCATTCTCAAATTGGGTTGCCACCCCACCTTAGTCGTGAATAGCAGGGAAATTGCCAAGGAGTGCCTCACAACTAATGACAAAGTTTTTGCCTCAAGGCCTATCACATCAGCAGGGAAAATCTTAGGTTACAACAATGCAGTTTTTGGTTTTTCCCCTTATGGGAAGTATTGGCGCGAAATTAGAAAAATGGCCATCCTTGAGATCCTCTCAAGCTATAAGCTTGAAAAGCTAAAGCATGTGAGAGACACTGAAACATTGTCTCTTGTCAAAGACCTGTACTCATCAATATCATGTCCAAAGAACGTGAATGGCTCAACAACTCACGTGCCTATAAGCAATTTATTGGAGCACATGTCCTTCAATATAATTGTGAGGATGATAGCTGGGAAGAGATTTGGAGGGGACACAGTTAATCAAGAAGACAATGAGGCATGGAGGCTAAGAAACGCTATCAAAGATGCCACATATCTATGTGGTGTTTTTGTGGCAGCTGATGCTATTCCATCCCTTAGTTGGATTGATTTCCAAGGGTATGTGAGTTTCATGAAGAGGACTAATAAGGAAATAGACCTTATTCTTGAGAAGTGGCTGGAAGAACATCTAAGAAAGAGAGGTGAGGAGAAGGACGGTAAATGTGAAAGCGACTTCATGGATGTGATGATATCTGCTTTCCAAGAGGAAGAAGAGATTTGTGGTTATAAGCGGGAGATGGTTATCAAAGCAACATCAGTGGTACGTTTTCTTGGCATGCTCATTAGTAGTAATTATCTAGCAATAATTATTCTCATaccttctattttatttcattttcttgttttaCTATCTAATTACTTATCCAATTTATCAATTCCTTtctcattctttttttcttcatatttctcTCGATCGTCAACCAAAATACACTACAAAATAAGTCATACATAATCACTACTCATTATCTAATGATAATCATTAAAGTAGATTCGAAATTTTATTTGCCAAGACAcattaagaaatttatttattttgattttagtgtaaaaatattacaatatgTAGAAATTATTTAAGACATGTCTTTTAAAAAAGtcaattattaattacatataacaatctatatataattgaataaatgtgtaaatttattttattctatcaaGATATGCTAATTGAATTTTAGCTCATGTTTAGaaagtttgtaaaaatattactaaaaatgtattttatccTCTAAAGAATCATTTATAGAACATACCAAATATGTGTTTGAAGTCTTGAGTTGAGGGAGGGGAGCTAGGACCCACGCCTCCCTGAATGTAAAGTGTGCAGGTTTACGTTGACCacgattatttttatttatcttacttACTAATTCAATGAGATTCATAGATTGATCTAACCCACGTGGGATTGAACCCCACATGCAATTAGTCCCCTAAATCCTCCCTTGTATGTTTGGTGTgaatcaaggttttttttttttgacattcAATCACTCATTCTTTGAGGTATTAagatatatttaagaaattaatttctttcaataaatatttttccatacATATAATAAGAATTGAATCTATACAaacatacttaaaaaaatattatctataatCATATTACATTATGTTGGTTCCGCCTTTCCTTGTATATATGCTGGATGGGTTGGAAGTGCTTCCGTTAGTTTAAATTCCAAAAATTTTACATGAGGCTGACACGTCAACTTTGGTTATTTATTATGCTCTATAGatttaatttttcctaaaatttaacttttaacatATTCTTTTGATCCTTTCTATTAATATAGCACGGCCAATGCCAAAAATAGGACCATACATaaattactttatatttttagacAAATGTTATGACAcaagttaaaaaattacaaaaaatatattttattaaaataaataaaattatattattcatgattttttacATTCTATTATGattcttataataattttttttaatttttaaccaatatacTTAAGACATTAATTAATAAGATCCATATTTTTAATGTGTACAATTTCTATCTTTTAATTATAGTTAATCTTATTCCATATATTTCCCACAAAAAGGAACTCAATAAGTTGCATATATCTTAAACCCCTTCATTTACATATTTTGATTCAACTAATTTAACATCTACttctttctaattaaattaaacaagtaCTCTAATGTTTTGGGTCCATCCTCAACCTGAAATTCTATGATGTTTTCAGCACAATAAAAGGTGATCTTtaactcatcatttttttatgcaGCTTCTTATCCTTACTGCCTCAGGAAGCACAGCCATAACACTAACATGGGCACTCTCCTTGCTCCTAAACCATCCAAAGGTCCTAAAAGCAGCCCAAAAAGAACTGGACACCCATTTAGGAAAAGAAAGATGGGTCCAAGAATCTGACATAGAAAACCTCACTTATCTACAAGCCATTATCAAAGAGACCCTTCGTTTGTACCCTCCAGCACCTTTAACTGGGATAAGGGAAGTTATGGAGGATTGTTGTGTGGCCGGGTACCATGTCCCAAAGGGAACACGTTTGCTTATTAACCTATGGAACTTGCAAAGGGATCCAAAAGTTTGGCCCAACCCTAATAAGTTTGAACCCGAGAGGTTCCTCACCACTCATCATGACATTAACTTTATGAGTCAAAACTTCGAGTTGATCCCATTTAGCATTGGAAGAAGGTCATGTCCTGGAATGACATTTGGGTTGCAAGTCTTGCACTTGACTCTGGCTCGATTGCTTCAAGGGTTTGATATTTGCACAAAGGATGGAGCTGAGGTTGATATGACTGAAGGGTTAGGAGTAGCTTTGCCTAAGGAACACGGACTTCAAGTTATGCTCCAACCACGTCTTCCATTGGGGCTTTATGAACGACTTTGAATAAAGTTTGTGAAAgttaaatgtaatatttttattctcatatatTGCATCCCTCAATAATTTGACTGTACTTTGGGTTGTGATGTCTTATTTTACCAGTCGTTTATGTAGTTCAATTGTAACAATTAGTAGTACGTATtggaatattaaaaaattgataatgtaTTTGTATGGTgcataatgttattttatatcttatttttttctacttttaaatacatacataccTCAATGATACATTATCATAATGATAGGATAGAGTAAAAATTGTCACTATGCCATATATGTACTTTTAAGTGCTAACTAAGTATCTAAGATAGATAACACGAGAAAGTATTATTTAAGCATGTCACTCTGCATTATTACAAACTAGGGATTTAATgacaaatttattgaaaaaaagaaaaacgtaTGCAACAAATAACAAATAGAGGGGAAACCAACCGCATGTCAAGAAAACATCAGAAGAACTGGTAAAAGGTAAGCCTAGCTTGCAACTATGAAAATCATCAACAATAAATCTAGGCCATTTATCCCATCATTTGAAGCCAACTTGGGTAGACCCCTAATTAGTCAATCTATCTGCACACCCATTTCCATTCCTAAAAATAGGAGAGACAAAGAAACACATAGATTTAATCCTTGtgaataaaaatcatttattttgaaGAGTCCAGGGAACTAACCTTGAGTTCCCAAATGCATAAACATTAAGGGCCGAATCTGTTTCAAGCCAAATGGAAAGTCATAACACTATTAATTCTGCATGAAAAGCATACGAGACCCCTACCTACTGAGAAAAACCACCCTTAAAGTCACCTAGGCAATCTGTGAAAGGACCTCCACAAGCCCCCAAGCTTGGAGCTCCAAGTGCAACCAACCTCTAGCAAGAAACATCCAAATCACTTCTTTAATATAAGGAGCCTTACCAGGATGTCCTttaataaaaaaggatttgaaaataTTGAATTATTGGATATTTGATTACATACTTTGATGCAATCCTTCCAAGGAGATCCATCACCAGAGCCATGACCAGGAGACTTcaggaagattgggccagagatggaGGAGAAGGTCCTAaagttctcatgagccttaaggtagattttggccccatgggctaagtgtgagtccacttatctttgtacatattagattaggatttcattattttttggaccttgtatttagggctctatagtgtagggagggtaccccacAAGTTTAGGATATCCTAGTAATGtagaatttttcagcccttgtattttagggcacctagactagtttttgtattaggggtagtgatgtagctccatgtagagcttgtaggccttggatattcttcatcaatagagtcctttgcttcttgaagaccaatggcaacggaatggagaaggaggaaaggtaattggagacgccacttcaaggagaagatgagtcaagaacaagctcaccaccataggaggtcctgaataagagcttgaaggtaggggaagatgagtggagggagagggagagggagagagagggccatgaattttatgcctcaaataagGTCCGAactttgaaatataatttctcaaatgatcaaagttgaaaaaatgcacatagaagacctctatttatagccaatgtgtcacacaaaatttgagagaaatttcaatttcaattcaaatttcacttgaatttgaatttgaatttgtggagacaaatttggagccaaaatttcactaataatGGTTAGTGAAtattagctatggttcagcccactaatccaagatcaagtccaagattttccactaagtgtgcttaggtgtcataaggcatgcaaagcatgaaggacatgcacaaagtgtgactatatgatatgaCAATGGGGTgaagcaagcaaatgctcacctcccccttaggatggtccaaaatttaatttgattgggcttctccatattcaattaaatttctctcccaacacacacacatcaaatagtgcacttaatgcatgtgaaattacaaaactacccctaatataaaaactagtcTGGTTGTCTTAAAATACAATGGATGAAAAATCCTGTTTTACTAGGGTActctccctacactatggagccctgaatacaaggcccaaaaataattaagccctaatctaatatgtaaaaAGATAAGTAGGCTCACACTTaacccatgggcccaaaatttaccctaaggctcatgagagccctagggccttctcctgcatctctggcccaatcttcttggaatcTCCAAGCCATGGCTTTGGTGATGGGTGTTTTGCTCTCTGGGATACTACTTGTTTGTGTGGATGCGAAATctaccggcaagtgcaccgggtcatcaagtaaataattaaaatggtgtgaaccgagtatcgaactcagggaacttgttcatttggtaaaggtttgttcaataagcaaacatttgcaaacagaaatcatgattgtgaatgaaagtaaaagtatTTTCTATTCTAATTACAAAGCAATAAACGTGAGTGAGTAAGTGTGAAAACCAATATCTAAAGTCATTGGGTCCTCTTATTGAgcaaattgatgcaattaaggatgtttctctaattaaagatgtttctgtgttctatgctgaaggcTCAAGTACTAAACACTAATGCCTcgtgagtttagcctaattctaattaaacttcgttCACAGATGTCTCTTTTTGAACTTAGCTTAATTGAACAGCTTTATGattacaacataataaaaactaaattaccgcaCTTTGTGTCCACACATATGGTAACCTAatcttgctctatcaagttctaaggagacaatacatctttcaatGCTAAAGCCCCTAACAGTACACACATATGGGTGATCAATCCATAAGCATGCAATAATAAAGTACtgatagaaacaatgaacaaataatgtagaagcaaatgactttgatgttttgatgatgatcatgatgatttgatgcaaatgctcttttcaagtttaattcaagacaatgattcaagaatacaagacacaacatcaagatgatcactagtattttaggaagggaattcctaattgaaatagcaaaaggtttggccaagtaatttaagttaaaatgtgtttttcaagagatttactctctggtaatcgattaccagtggcaaaaaatggtttacaacaactattaaaaatttgaattcaaattttagactgtgtaatcgattacacaatattggtaatcgattaccagcagttaataaacgttttaattcaaattttaaaacctgtaatcgattaccagaggagatattcagaaaataacttccaagagtcacatctattcaaatggtttatgaatggccatcaaaggtctatttatatgtgacttggaaacactaATTGGGAGAgatttttcattgcccaaaaagttttatcctctcaaaagattaagagagtttttctgaattgaaatgtcttatcctctcaaagattcattggtcaaacacttgcatattcaataaggaattgtgattgatcttcattgtacaaatctatctctttcaagagagattttttcttctcttcttcttacttctgaaaagggattaagagaccgagggtctcttgttgtaaagaattcctgaacacaagggaagggttgtccctgtgtggttcagactttgtaaaaggagttttacaaagagagtggaaaatctcaagtgggttgcttgaggactggacgtaggcacgggaagtggtcgaaccagtataaatcaagtttgcatttctctcttcccttaaacttcttttatttattgttatttatctttggcttgaaagaagtttattttgaattgtcttttgagtaattcatgttaagggtgcattgttaatctaaaagagagagtgaaattttaattggggaatagttatcttaattcaaccccactTCTTacgataactgaggccatttgtctaacaaataaaacaaccttaattagataggGAAAGAATTTACATCAATTACTCAGCAAGAATCCCCAACTGAGGGTTTAGCCTTCCGTAGCAAGGAAGATCCTTTTACCatgaagaagaggaattaagagaaattgcttgttcaacaaccaacataagtctcaatctttgcacttcatctcatatcatacaaTCAAGAACACACAAACTGAATCTGAAGGACTTTTTCTAGGATTGTAACGAGGCTGGgctgcaatcaattcatggtttttctaggatgcaaaagcttaggttctaagagagcattcatccatagatcaacctttttctttttattccagcTCTATTACTTGCCTTTCCGCActtagcttttctttttcttaaatagcAACACACAcactttattttatacttatagtttttttttttaaatgcttgTTGCTTATTAGATGACTGTGTGTGTTGCTCTTTTCTTACCATTACAAGCTTTCACCCCATaattcccccaaatttgggaaaatttgctttgaaccaaaatttccttttatgaatgatgctctcctacaacctaagacaaggtagaagGATATAAACTATAcaggctcaaggttcaatcaaacaatcatactttcagctcaaaatgggtgcaagggataaatcaatcatgttcaaggtaagctttttagcTAAGTGGCTATCTTCAatcaaaacatggccttcattatCTTCAATTCAACGCATTCATTCCAtactcagagattcatgcaaaaaccaTTATTTAACATTAGTGGTTCTCTCATAattaaagatcacactctcaccgggttgTGACTAATGcgttccttcacaatcaacatggcaaaccaactaacatttcCAGTCATGATCCTAATTCcatgttttttctcttctaatgattGCATGCTCCTTCAAGGCATATGATCTACGCATTTCGATTCACTCACATCATACAATTGATCAATTCAAACCAATCACAAACATTGAATTCCAAAATCAAGTATCAACCACTGGATAATATAAATGCACTATTCAATCAAGCtatcaaccaaaataaaaactataaactgaaatttaaaagctGAAACATCAacataaatctaaattataaaatgtactaAAGACGAGATAATATTAAAACTATTCAAAAAGTAGGGAAATAAAAATCTTGATCTTGTCAATAATCTTGTGCAGAGTCCATGGCATGCTCATTCAGGTCCAGTGCAGTAGTGCCTGCTGATGAATCCTGAGAAAGAGGCTGGTCTGGCACTGGTGTCACCTGTGGGGTAGCTCCTATTGGATCAGTCTAAAAAATGAAAGGCTCAGGTGTTGTGGGCTCTGATGATGCAAGctt
The Glycine max cultivar Williams 82 chromosome 16, Glycine_max_v4.0, whole genome shotgun sequence genome window above contains:
- the LOC100806378 gene encoding cytochrome P450 CYP82D47, whose protein sequence is MDPASYVQTIAGILALLIAYILFRSVKSPNGSKQRKGNQVPEPRGALPFIGHLHLLNARKPYFRTFSAIAEKYGPIFILKLGCHPTLVVNSREIAKECLTTNDKVFASRPITSAGKILGYNNAVFGFSPYGKYWREIRKMAILEILSSYKLEKLKHVRDTETLSLVKDLYSSISCPKNVNGSTTHVPISNLLEHMSFNIIVRMIAGKRFGGDTVNQEDNEAWRLRNAIKDATYLCGVFVAADAIPSLSWIDFQGYVSFMKRTNKEIDLILEKWLEEHLRKRGEEKDGKCESDFMDVMISAFQEEEEICGYKREMVIKATSVLLILTASGSTAITLTWALSLLLNHPKVLKAAQKELDTHLGKERWVQESDIENLTYLQAIIKETLRLYPPAPLTGIREVMEDCCVAGYHVPKGTRLLINLWNLQRDPKVWPNPNKFEPERFLTTHHDINFMSQNFELIPFSIGRRSCPGMTFGLQVLHLTLARLLQGFDICTKDGAEVDMTEGLGVALPKEHGLQVMLQPRLPLGLYERL